From Plectropomus leopardus isolate mb chromosome 4, YSFRI_Pleo_2.0, whole genome shotgun sequence, the proteins below share one genomic window:
- the chtf18 gene encoding chromosome transmission fidelity protein 18 homolog isoform X1, protein MDEYDELFEIQDDFEDQYADELEALAQMEEESSKQKKHPKQGATDDISDIEHLLDDQPTTPKAKRQKQDAGVAKRLFNSQQTQESKAPKQSDDITPPSSPEQYEHPRTFRSTPAQLDISGFATIPETPRRPPTAAPTSQHVLRRPPLEGEYVTVTDSSGTRVYLRQAEDTGTKVVDTRLVPNSQGSLGLLAVPIGVLREQEAERRHQQLVEESQHLTDILSSSVNDVVVEPESREDEENDDPEDTEGRTSRLWVDRFSPRHYTELLSDDFTNRCLLKWLKLWDTVVFGRERKSRPARSDRQAPSQNSFKPNQPNQNQNRFKSKIEVTEELLEAELDQYKRPKFKVALLSGPPGLGKTTLAHVIAKHAGYNVVEINASDDRSAEVFQKRIDTATQMKSVLGANEKPNCLIIDEIDGAPAAAINILLATLNRKDGHGGEAGTEAAKKKKKKEPILLRPIICICNDLYVPALRPLRQQAFLLVFPQTQPSRLAQRLAEISVKQGMKTDTGTLMSLCEKTDNDIRSCINTLQFLHGRGHKQVNTKTIQCVSVGQKDQNKGLFHLWQGIFQLQRAKRKRIGEGFEEGPGSGAAQRFQHILLLASSSGEYEKVSQGLYDNYLSMRVRDPNLQSVSEALDWLLFSDRLNQVIMHGQNFSLMRYLPFLSVTFHFLFAHTNVPRINYPHSQHEASTKLLSNRNALSTMLTDIPACIRTRISQLSLSLDILTLLLDIICPKLRPVNPQLFSSREKEQMRDLINTMLAYNLSYRQDRTPEGQYTYLLEPRVEEVVRFPGLPPRRQLTYQAKQTISREMEQEKMRRAEQLMMQRNPAAQKEEEKKECWS, encoded by the exons ATGGATGAATATGACGAACTGTTCGAGATACAGGACGACTTCGAGGACCAGTATGCTGACGAGCTGGAGGCGCTGGCTCAGATGGAGG AGGAATCTTCCAAGCAGAAGAAACATCCGAAGCAGGGTGCAACAGACGACATTTCTGACATAGAGCACCTGCTCGATGATCAGCCCACGA CCCCAAAGGCAAAGCGGCAGAAGCAGGATGCAGGAGTGGCCAAGCGACTTTTCAACTCACAGCAGACTCAAGAGAGCAAAGCCCCAAAGCAGAGTGATGACATCACACCCCCGTCCTCTCCAGAGCAGTATGAACACCCTCGCACCTTCAG GTCGACGCCAGCACAGTTGGATATCAGCGGCTTTGCTACAATCCCAGAGACACCCAGGCGACCTCCCACAGCGGCGCCAACATCGCAGCATGTGCTGAGGCGGCCTCCTTTAGAGGGAGAGTACGTTACTGTGACAGACTCATCAGGGACTCGGGTCTACCTCCGACAAGCAGAAGACACGGGGACAAAG GTAGTGGACACCAGATTGGTTCCAAACTCCCAGGGTTCACTGGGGCTGCTGGCGGTGCCGATTGGTGTTTTGAGAGAACAAGAGGCAGAAAGA CGCCACCAGCAGCTTGTGGAAGAATCTCAGCATCTTACTGATATACTGTCCAG CAGTGTGAACGATGTGGTTGTTGAGCCTGAAAGCAGAGAAGATGAAGAAAACGACGATcctgaggacacagagggacGAACGTCACGCCTCTGGGTGGACAGATTCTCTCCCAGACACTACACAGAGCTTCTCAGTGATGAT TTTACAAACCGCTGTCTGCTCAAGTGGTTAAAACTTTGGGACACTGTTGTGTTCGGAAGAGAGAGGAAGTCCCGCCCCGCCCGGTCTGACAGACAGGCTCCCAGCCAGAATTCATTTAAACCCAACCAACccaatcagaatcagaatcgcTTCAAGAGCAAGATCGAGGTGACTGAGGAGCTTCTGGAGGCCGAACTGGACCAGTACAAACGACCCAAATTCAAG GTGGCGTTGTTGTCTGGTCCTCCAGGTTTGGGGAAGACCACCCTGGCTCATGTCATAGCAAAGCATGCTGGGTACAACGTGGTGGAAATCAATGCCAG tgaCGATCGCAGTGCAGAGGTGTTCCAGAAACGCATCGACACAGCGACACAGATGAAGTCGGTTTTGGGAGCCAACGAGAAGCCAAACTGCCTCATTATTGATGAGATCGACGGAGCCCCTGCG GCTGCAATCAACATCCTGTTAGCAACTCTGAACAGGAAAGACGGACATGGCGGGGAAGCGGGCACAGAGGCAgcgaagaagaaaaagaaaaaggagccCATCCTGCTCCGACCAATCATCTGCATCTGTAACGACCT TTATGTTCCAGCTCTCAGACCTCTCAGGCAGCAGGCCTTCCTCCTGGTGTTCCCCCAGACTCAGCCCTCGCGCCTTGCACAGAGACTGGCAGAG ATTTCAGTCAAGCAGGGGATGAAGACAGACACAGGCACTCTGATGTCACTGTGTGAAAAGACTGACAACGACATCAGGTCTTGCATCAACACACTACAG TTCCTCCACGGTCGCGGCCACAAGCAGGTGAACACAAAGACAAtccagtgtgtgtctgtggggcAAAAGGACCAGAACAAAGGCTTGTTCCATCTGTGGCAGGGAATCTTCCAGCTTCAACGTGCTAAACG GAAACGTATCGGTGAGGGGTTTGAGGAGGGACCAGGTTCAGGTGCAGCTCAGAGGTTTCAGCACATTCTGCTGCTGGCTTCATCTAGTGGAGAGTATGAGAAGGTTTCTCAG GGTCTGTATGATAATTATCTGTCCATGCGTGTGAGGGACCCCAACCTGCAGAGTGTCAGTGAGGCTCTGGATTGGCTGTTGTTCTCAGACAGGTTGAACCAAGTCATCATGCACGGGCAGAACTTCTCCCTAATGAGATACCTTCCCTTCCTGTCTGTCACgttccacttcctgtttgcacacacaaacgTGCCCCGCATCAACTATCCCCACAGCCAGCATGAG GCGTCCACCAAGCTCCTTAGCAACAGGAATGCTTTGTCCACCATGTTGACAGACATCCCAGCATGCATCAGAACGAGGATCAGCCAGCTCAGCCTGTCCCTTGATATTCTCACGCTGCTCCTCGACATCATTTGTCCCAAACTGCGGCCT GTGAATCCGCAGCTgttcagcagcagagagaaggaGCAGATGCGTGACCTGATCAACACCATGCTGGCTTACAACCTCTCATACAGGCAGGACCGCACGCCTGAGGGGCAGTACACCTACCTGCTGGAGcc gcgTGTTGAAGAGGTTGTGAGGTTTCCTGGCCTTCCTCCACGCCGTCAGCTGACGTATCAGGCCAAACAAACCATCAGCAGAGAGATGGAGCAAGAGAAGATGAGGAGAGCCGAGCAGCTGATGATGCAGCGAAACCCTGCAGCG
- the chtf18 gene encoding chromosome transmission fidelity protein 18 homolog isoform X2 — translation MDEYDELFEIQDDFEDQYADELEALAQMEEESSKQKKHPKQGATDDISDIEHLLDDQPTTPKAKRQKQDAGVAKRLFNSQQTQESKAPKQSDDITPPSSPEQYEHPRTFRSTPAQLDISGFATIPETPRRPPTAAPTSQHVLRRPPLEGEYVTVTDSSGTRVYLRQAEDTGTKVVDTRLVPNSQGSLGLLAVPIGVLREQEAERRHQQLVEESQHLTDILSSSVNDVVVEPESREDEENDDPEDTEGRTSRLWVDRFSPRHYTELLSDDFTNRCLLKWLKLWDTVVFGRERKSRPARSDRQAPSQNSFKPNQPNQNQNRFKSKIEVTEELLEAELDQYKRPKFKVALLSGPPGLGKTTLAHVIAKHAGYNVVEINASDDRSAEVFQKRIDTATQMKSVLGANEKPNCLIIDEIDGAPAAAINILLATLNRKDGHGGEAGTEAAKKKKKKEPILLRPIICICNDLYVPALRPLRQQAFLLVFPQTQPSRLAQRLAEISVKQGMKTDTGTLMSLCEKTDNDIRSCINTLQFLHGRGHKQVNTKTIQCVSVGQKDQNKGLFHLWQGIFQLQRAKRKRIGEGFEEGPGSGAAQRFQHILLLASSSGEYEKVSQGLYDNYLSMRVRDPNLQSVSEALDWLLFSDRLNQVIMHGQNFSLMRYLPFLSVTFHFLFAHTNVPRINYPHSQHEASTKLLSNRNALSTMLTDIPACIRTRISQLSLSLDILTLLLDIICPKLRPVNPQLFSSREKEQMRDLINTMLAYNLSYRQDRTPEGQYTYLLEPRVEEVVRFPGLPPRRQLTYQAKQTISREMEQEKMRRAEQLMMQRNPAAKEEEKKECWS, via the exons ATGGATGAATATGACGAACTGTTCGAGATACAGGACGACTTCGAGGACCAGTATGCTGACGAGCTGGAGGCGCTGGCTCAGATGGAGG AGGAATCTTCCAAGCAGAAGAAACATCCGAAGCAGGGTGCAACAGACGACATTTCTGACATAGAGCACCTGCTCGATGATCAGCCCACGA CCCCAAAGGCAAAGCGGCAGAAGCAGGATGCAGGAGTGGCCAAGCGACTTTTCAACTCACAGCAGACTCAAGAGAGCAAAGCCCCAAAGCAGAGTGATGACATCACACCCCCGTCCTCTCCAGAGCAGTATGAACACCCTCGCACCTTCAG GTCGACGCCAGCACAGTTGGATATCAGCGGCTTTGCTACAATCCCAGAGACACCCAGGCGACCTCCCACAGCGGCGCCAACATCGCAGCATGTGCTGAGGCGGCCTCCTTTAGAGGGAGAGTACGTTACTGTGACAGACTCATCAGGGACTCGGGTCTACCTCCGACAAGCAGAAGACACGGGGACAAAG GTAGTGGACACCAGATTGGTTCCAAACTCCCAGGGTTCACTGGGGCTGCTGGCGGTGCCGATTGGTGTTTTGAGAGAACAAGAGGCAGAAAGA CGCCACCAGCAGCTTGTGGAAGAATCTCAGCATCTTACTGATATACTGTCCAG CAGTGTGAACGATGTGGTTGTTGAGCCTGAAAGCAGAGAAGATGAAGAAAACGACGATcctgaggacacagagggacGAACGTCACGCCTCTGGGTGGACAGATTCTCTCCCAGACACTACACAGAGCTTCTCAGTGATGAT TTTACAAACCGCTGTCTGCTCAAGTGGTTAAAACTTTGGGACACTGTTGTGTTCGGAAGAGAGAGGAAGTCCCGCCCCGCCCGGTCTGACAGACAGGCTCCCAGCCAGAATTCATTTAAACCCAACCAACccaatcagaatcagaatcgcTTCAAGAGCAAGATCGAGGTGACTGAGGAGCTTCTGGAGGCCGAACTGGACCAGTACAAACGACCCAAATTCAAG GTGGCGTTGTTGTCTGGTCCTCCAGGTTTGGGGAAGACCACCCTGGCTCATGTCATAGCAAAGCATGCTGGGTACAACGTGGTGGAAATCAATGCCAG tgaCGATCGCAGTGCAGAGGTGTTCCAGAAACGCATCGACACAGCGACACAGATGAAGTCGGTTTTGGGAGCCAACGAGAAGCCAAACTGCCTCATTATTGATGAGATCGACGGAGCCCCTGCG GCTGCAATCAACATCCTGTTAGCAACTCTGAACAGGAAAGACGGACATGGCGGGGAAGCGGGCACAGAGGCAgcgaagaagaaaaagaaaaaggagccCATCCTGCTCCGACCAATCATCTGCATCTGTAACGACCT TTATGTTCCAGCTCTCAGACCTCTCAGGCAGCAGGCCTTCCTCCTGGTGTTCCCCCAGACTCAGCCCTCGCGCCTTGCACAGAGACTGGCAGAG ATTTCAGTCAAGCAGGGGATGAAGACAGACACAGGCACTCTGATGTCACTGTGTGAAAAGACTGACAACGACATCAGGTCTTGCATCAACACACTACAG TTCCTCCACGGTCGCGGCCACAAGCAGGTGAACACAAAGACAAtccagtgtgtgtctgtggggcAAAAGGACCAGAACAAAGGCTTGTTCCATCTGTGGCAGGGAATCTTCCAGCTTCAACGTGCTAAACG GAAACGTATCGGTGAGGGGTTTGAGGAGGGACCAGGTTCAGGTGCAGCTCAGAGGTTTCAGCACATTCTGCTGCTGGCTTCATCTAGTGGAGAGTATGAGAAGGTTTCTCAG GGTCTGTATGATAATTATCTGTCCATGCGTGTGAGGGACCCCAACCTGCAGAGTGTCAGTGAGGCTCTGGATTGGCTGTTGTTCTCAGACAGGTTGAACCAAGTCATCATGCACGGGCAGAACTTCTCCCTAATGAGATACCTTCCCTTCCTGTCTGTCACgttccacttcctgtttgcacacacaaacgTGCCCCGCATCAACTATCCCCACAGCCAGCATGAG GCGTCCACCAAGCTCCTTAGCAACAGGAATGCTTTGTCCACCATGTTGACAGACATCCCAGCATGCATCAGAACGAGGATCAGCCAGCTCAGCCTGTCCCTTGATATTCTCACGCTGCTCCTCGACATCATTTGTCCCAAACTGCGGCCT GTGAATCCGCAGCTgttcagcagcagagagaaggaGCAGATGCGTGACCTGATCAACACCATGCTGGCTTACAACCTCTCATACAGGCAGGACCGCACGCCTGAGGGGCAGTACACCTACCTGCTGGAGcc gcgTGTTGAAGAGGTTGTGAGGTTTCCTGGCCTTCCTCCACGCCGTCAGCTGACGTATCAGGCCAAACAAACCATCAGCAGAGAGATGGAGCAAGAGAAGATGAGGAGAGCCGAGCAGCTGATGATGCAGCGAAACCCTGCAGCG